The proteins below are encoded in one region of Pomacea canaliculata isolate SZHN2017 linkage group LG7, ASM307304v1, whole genome shotgun sequence:
- the LOC112567597 gene encoding neurotrypsin-like, with amino-acid sequence MQLRLVNGTAWSGRLEVFHEGKCSGAVAVRSDLYGQGSGFIFRKHVKCSGSETSFSQCEFGSIYYCEHWMDVGVICNSPGELTPRLVNGAHWSGRLEILVNGTWSSMYELEFGNNEAQVVCRMLGLNSPGAVSVTSDMYGVGSGDIFAVPIKCTGAESKLSECKRVKLKLYDPHHCADVGVICNIPGQITPRLVEGSASSGRLEILYNGTWNLVCDEGFGLQEAEVACRMLGFDSHGEASVMSLIHGNSFTRTISGNVTCMGTERSLAECQHPGFNTIDCEKSQVIGISCSFRKNEFNMKRIKQILHTLKEL; translated from the exons ATGCAACTGCGGCTGGTGAATGGAACTGCCTGGTCTGGACGACTAGAAGTGTTTCACGAAGGAAAATG TTCAGGAGCGGTAGCCGTCAGGTCGGACTTGTACGGCCAAGGATCAGGATTTATTTTTCGAAAACACGTAAAATGCTCTGGAAGTGAGACCAGCTTCTCGCAATGTGAATTCGGGAGCATCTACTACTGCGAGCACTGGATGGATGTCGGTGTCATCTGCAACTCCC cTGGGGAGCTAACCCCGCGTTTAGTGAATGGAGCTCACTGGTCTGGACGTTTGGAGATTTTAGTAAACGGAACATGGAGCTCAATGTATGAACTGGAATTCGGAAACAACGAAGCACAGGTGGTTTGCAGAATGCTCGGTTTAAACAG TCCTGGAGCTGTAAGTGTGACTTCAGATATGTACGGTGTGGGTTCCGGAGATATTTTTGCTGTACCAATAAAATGTACAGGAGCAGAAAGTAAGCTATCAGAGTGCAAGCGCGTCAAACTCAAACTATATGACCCCCATCACTGCGCGGATGTCGGAGTCATTTGCAATATTC CTGGACAGATTACTCCTCGTCTAGTGGAAGGTAGTGCGTCTTCCGGTCGCCTTGAGATTCTGTATAACGGAACTTGGAATTTAGTGTGTGATGAAGGGTTCGGGCTACAAGAGGCAgaggtggcctgcaggatgcttgGTTTTGACAG TCATGGAGAAGCCAGTGTAATGTCACTTATCCACGGCAACAGTTTTACAAGAACTATTTCTGGAAACGTGACCTGCATGGGTACAGAGAGGAGTCTGGCTGAATGCCAACATCCGGGCTTCAATACCATTGACTGTGAAAAGTCGCAGGTCATCGGCATCTCTTGCAGTTTCCGTAAGAACGAATTTAATATGAAACGAATAAAGCAGATTCTCCACACACTCAAAGAGTTATag
- the LOC112569328 gene encoding opioid-binding protein/cell adhesion molecule-like produces MFYRSTATTADVSLFGVKQGEFVVVDFSCSGNEPSMFTCLQKVLNIRDVCDTEEFGVICGEYPPSIITFLLNGQVGPSVTVTENSSVDMLCEAHGKPTPRMLFMSDKDNEVWIDSKQDEVQLSEGKGQIATILRKVQCEDSADYRCELENSVGRSNQSIRLLVPCAPRLKLLYEQPPFAEISNHKGNLSFELTAYPAPEVKFIVHHGSTVNESMNIQSVKENVHVECVEELFAPALHTCKVTVRNVSAAHQGVYQIVFSNNLGEISFNFTVRLKGKFFRNSINE; encoded by the exons ATGTTTTACAGAAGCACAGCGACGACTGCTGACGTGTCCTTATTCGGTGTTAAACAAGGAGAGTTCGTGGTAGTTGATTTTAGCTGCTCGGGAAACGAACCCAGCATGTTCACCTGTCTGCAGAAGGTTCTAAACATTCGCGATGTGTGCGATACAGAAGAATTCGGGGTTATTTGCGGAGAAT atccaCCATCTATCATAACTTTTCTCCTTAACGGCCAAGTCGGTCCATCTGTGACTGTCACTGAGAACTCTAGCGTTGACATGTTGTGTGAGGCACACGGGAAACCCACTCCCAGAATGCTGTTCATGAGTGACAAGGACAATGAGGTTTGGATAGATAGTAAACAGGATGAGGTGCAGTTGTCGGAAGGAAAGGGACAAATAGCAACGATCTTAAGAAAAGTTCAGTGTGAAGATTCTGCCGACTATAGATGTGAACTTGAAAATAGTGTGGGAAGAAGCAATCAGTCCATCCGACTTCTTGTACCGT GTGCCCCCAGACTTAAACTTTTGTACGAACAACCTCCGTTTGCTGAAATAAGTAACCATAAAGGAAACCTTAGTTTTGAATTGACAGCATATCCAGCACCAGAGGTGAAATTTATTGTACATCATGGGTCAACCGTCAATGAAAGTATGAACATTCAATCAGTTAAAGAAAATGTCCACGTTGAGTGTGTCGAGGAACTATTTGCACCTGCCTTGCATACCTGCAAAGTAACTGTTCGTAACGTGAGTGCAGCTCATCAAGGTGTTTACCAGATTGTCTTCAGCAACAATCTTGgagaaatatcttttaattttaccGTAAGACTTAAAGGTAAGTTCTTCCGAAACTCAATAAATGAGTGA